One Paramisgurnus dabryanus chromosome 8, PD_genome_1.1, whole genome shotgun sequence DNA window includes the following coding sequences:
- the gpr171 gene encoding G-protein coupled receptor 171, whose product MESANHSTCVINDNMVPFATLYILIFLIGIATSLVALWAFITSKSAKKCINVYLINLLLSDFLLMMALPVKIANDLGTESQSLMVFQCQVTGPLIYINLYASIIFLSFISVQRYLQITRSSKLLRLQEVGFAVLMSAVVWFLILFINVPNMAIPINNITMKQGVTCSDFKTEMAKHWHALSVFLGMAIFFNASAAVLLSNGLVLKQLWRRRETDPEDQASAQHAFRNIALVTLAYVICFVPYHAVRMPYTFTQVTELITDCALKKRLFLAKESTLLLAILHLCFDPLLYFIICRAFRKRVTKVFLKQLSMSDADTQIPE is encoded by the coding sequence ATGGAAAGTGCAAATCACAGCACCTGTGTGATCAACGACAACATGGTACCCTTCGCCACACTTTATATCCTCATCTTCCTCATTGGCATTGCCACCAGCCTGGTGGCACTATGGGCCTTCATCACCAGCAAAAGTGCAAAAAAGTGCATCAACGTTTACCTGATCAACCTTCTGCTGTCAGACTTTCTGCTCATGATGGCTCTTCCAGTTAAAATCGCAAACGATCTGGGCACAGAGTCTCAGAGTTTGATGGTCTTCCAATGCCAGGTGACCGGGCCACTCATCTACATCAACTTGTACGCTTCGATCATCTTTCTTTCATTTATCAGCGTTCAACGATATCTACAAATAACCCGGAGCTCAAAACTTCTCCGATTGCAGGAGGTAGGCTTTGCTGTGCTGATGTCAGCAGTTGTCTGGTTCCTCATCCTCTTCATAAATGTGCCCAACATGGCCATCCCTATAAATAACATAACAATGAAACAAGGGGTAACCTGTTCTGActttaaaactgaaatggcTAAGCACTGGCACGCACTGTCTGTCTTTCTGGGCATGGCTATCTTCTTTAATGCCTCTGCAGCTGTGCTTTTGTCCAACGGTCTGGTCTTGAAGCAGCTCTGGCGTAGACGTGAAACTGACCCAGAGGACCAAGCGAGCGCCCAGCATGCCTTTAGAAATATTGCACTGGTGACTCTGGCTTACGTTATATGCTTTGTGCCATACCATGCGGTGCGGATGCCGTACACGTTTACACAAGTCACAGAGTTAATCACAGATTGTGCCTTGAAAAAGCGTCTGTTCTTGGCCAAGGAGTCTACTCTGCTTCTCGCCATTTTGCACCTGTGCTTTGATCCCCTGTTGTATTTCATCATCTGCCGTGCATTTAGAAAACGGGTCACTAAGGTTTTCTTAAAGCAACTCAGCATGTCAGATGCCGATACTCAAATTCCAGAGTAA